The proteins below are encoded in one region of Parvicella tangerina:
- the gltX gene encoding glutamate--tRNA ligase — protein MERKVRVRFAPSPTGPLHMGGVRTALYNYLFAKKHGGDFILRIEDTDQTRFVDGAEDYIIESLKWCGIMPNEGQGIGGDFGPYKQSERKEADIYRPYAMQLVENGHAYYAFDTPDDLTNMREMAKKAKMPNWQYNSITRGSMKNSISLSSDEVRAKLEAGDPYTIRIKMPRNEDVRFHDVIRGWVTVNTNNLDDKVIFKSDGMPTYHLANIVDDHLMEISHVIRGEEWLPSAPLHVLLYRFLGWEDTMPLFAHLPLLLKPDGNGKLSKRDGDRLGFPVFPLEWKDPKTGEVSSGYREKGYFAESFINMLAFLGWNPGTPQEIFSLEELVDAFTLERVSKSGAKFDPDKTKWFNQHYLRAKSNEELAQLLSERIEGDYSLEFLAGVAEMMKERASFVDEMLEGKYFFERPQEFDAKTVRKKWKEQTPEIMKELISVYEQATDWKAETLEAIFKQFLSDKELGMGAVLPNFRVLVTGLGMGPSMFAICELLGKEETIARMKIGIEKIQQVEA, from the coding sequence ATGGAAAGAAAAGTAAGAGTAAGATTTGCCCCTAGTCCAACAGGACCGCTTCACATGGGTGGTGTAAGAACTGCGCTATATAACTACCTGTTCGCAAAAAAGCATGGTGGTGATTTCATTTTAAGAATAGAAGACACTGATCAAACGCGTTTTGTGGATGGTGCCGAAGATTACATAATCGAGTCTTTAAAATGGTGCGGTATCATGCCAAATGAAGGGCAAGGAATTGGTGGAGATTTTGGACCCTACAAACAATCCGAACGAAAAGAAGCAGATATTTATCGTCCTTATGCTATGCAATTGGTCGAAAACGGACATGCTTATTATGCATTTGACACGCCAGATGATCTCACAAACATGAGAGAAATGGCAAAAAAAGCTAAAATGCCTAACTGGCAATACAACAGCATCACAAGAGGCTCTATGAAGAACTCTATTTCTCTTTCATCGGATGAAGTTAGAGCAAAATTAGAAGCTGGAGATCCCTATACAATCCGAATTAAAATGCCAAGAAACGAAGATGTGCGTTTTCATGATGTGATCCGAGGCTGGGTAACGGTAAACACAAACAACTTGGATGACAAAGTGATCTTCAAATCAGATGGGATGCCTACCTATCACCTTGCCAACATTGTTGATGATCATTTAATGGAGATTTCACATGTGATTCGTGGCGAAGAATGGCTACCATCGGCCCCACTTCATGTGTTGTTATACCGATTTTTAGGATGGGAGGATACCATGCCTCTATTTGCTCATTTACCACTATTACTTAAACCCGATGGGAATGGCAAGTTAAGTAAGCGAGATGGTGATCGCTTAGGGTTCCCCGTATTTCCTTTGGAATGGAAAGACCCAAAAACTGGAGAGGTATCTTCTGGATACCGAGAAAAAGGATACTTTGCTGAGAGCTTTATAAACATGTTGGCTTTCCTAGGATGGAATCCTGGTACACCTCAAGAGATTTTTTCATTAGAAGAATTAGTAGATGCTTTTACGTTAGAAAGAGTGAGTAAGAGTGGGGCAAAATTTGACCCAGACAAAACAAAATGGTTTAACCAACATTACCTCAGAGCTAAAAGCAATGAGGAACTTGCTCAATTACTTTCAGAAAGGATTGAGGGAGATTATTCGCTTGAGTTTCTAGCTGGTGTTGCTGAAATGATGAAGGAAAGAGCTTCTTTTGTTGATGAAATGCTGGAAGGCAAATACTTCTTTGAAAGACCTCAGGAATTTGATGCAAAAACGGTTCGAAAAAAATGGAAAGAGCAGACCCCTGAGATCATGAAGGAATTGATCAGTGTATACGAACAAGCTACTGACTGGAAGGCTGAAACTCTTGAAGCAATCTTCAAACAGTTCTTATCTGACAAGGAGTTGGGTATGGGAGCGGTGCTTCCCAACTTCCGAGTACTGGTAACCGGTCTTGGAATGGGACCAAGCATGTTTGCAATTTGTGAACTTCTTGGGAAAGAAGAAACGATAGCTCGGATGAAAATAGGGATTGAGAAGATCCAACAGGTGGAGGCTTAA